The Rhododendron vialii isolate Sample 1 chromosome 6a, ASM3025357v1 genome includes a window with the following:
- the LOC131329256 gene encoding U-box domain-containing protein 4 gives METEIQANYTYMGRTFNDLNINDASSSSSAFSDCNSDRSGEFTSSTAAQSRRRLLIACASDNSDDDDLIQNLVSDLDSGSVDDQKQAALELRHLAKNNPENRLKIAQAGAIKPLISLISSADPQLQENGVTAILNLSLCDENKELIVYAGAIKPLVKALRIGTSTAKENAACALLRLSQIEENKILIGQSGAIPLLVKLLETGNIRGKKDASTALYSLCSVKENKIRAVESEIMKPLVELMADFGSGMVDKSAYVVGVLVGVPEARAALVEEGGVPVMVEIVEVGSQRQKEIAVAILLQVCEESVAYRTMVAREGAIPPLVALSQSGTSRAKQKAETLIGLLRQPRSGNTAANTSDLSTYQH, from the exons ATGGAGACAGAAATTCAGGCGAATTACACGTACATGGGACGCACCTTCAACGACCTGAACATCAACgacgcctcctcctcctcctccgccttcAGCGATTGCAACAGCGACCGATCCGGCGAGTTCACCTCGTCCACGGCGGCGCAGAGCCGCCGCCGCCTCCTCATCGCCTGCGCCTCCGACAACTCCGACGACGACGACCTCATCCAGAACCTCGTCTCCGACCTCGACTCCGGCTCCGTCGACGACCAGAAGCAGGCCGCCTTGGAGCTCCGCCACCTCGCCAAGAACAACCCTGAGAACCGGCTCAAGATCGCCCAAGCCGGCGCGATCAAACCGTTGATTTCGCTAATCTCCTCTGCCGACCCTCAACTCCAGGAGAACGGCGTCACGGCGATCCTCAACCTCTCCCTCTGCGACGAGAACAAAGAACTGATAGTTTACGCTGGCGCAATCAAGCCGCTCGTGAAGGCACTCAGAATCGGTACATCCACGGCCAAGGAAAACGCCGCCTGTGCTTTGCTTCGTTTGTCTCAAATCGAAGAGAACAAAATCTTGATCGGGCAGTCAGGAGCGATTCCTTTGTTGGTGAAACTTCTAGAAACGGGGAACATCAGGGGGAAAAAGGACGCGTCGACGGCGCTGTATAGTTTATGCTCTGTCAAGGAGAACAAGATCAGGGCGGTTGAGTCCGAGATTATGAAGCCGCTGGTGGAGCTGATGGCGGACTTTGGGTCGGGGATGGTGGACAAGTCGGCGTACGTGGTGGGGGTGCTCGTGGGGGTGCCGGAGGCGAGGGCGGCGCTGGTGGAGGAAGGGGGGGTGCCGGTGATGGTGGAGATCGTGGAGGTGGGGTCGCAGAGGCAGAAGGAGATTGCGGTGGCGATACTGTTGCAGGTTTGCGAGGAGAGCGTGGCGTACCGTACTATGGTGGCCCGCGAAGGAGCGATTCCTCCTCTCGTGGCGTTGTCGCAGTCGGGGACCAGTAGGGCCAAGCAGAAG GCGGAGACACTGATTGGGCTTCTACGGCAACCGAGATCCGGCAACACCGCTGCCAACACCTCAGACTTGTCCACTTATCAACATTAG